A genomic window from Candidatus Nitrosoglobus terrae includes:
- a CDS encoding MarR family winged helix-turn-helix transcriptional regulator: MDKQKLFNLIERVGALIRVEERKAAAALSLHPAHLQVLRYLAQCNRYSNTPVAVSDYFGTTKGSISQSLLILQQHGYLQKEPDPKDQRLVHLVLTPKGKALARNMDLTSLPNKEEIFKGLDTADLQAMQHVAEQLLYNIQRVNQYQTFGQCHTCQYLRIVGRNNFRCGLTQELLESDETLKICRDHAFPPISRSSNLTINQ; the protein is encoded by the coding sequence ATGGACAAACAAAAGCTATTTAATTTAATAGAACGGGTTGGAGCATTAATTCGAGTAGAGGAACGAAAAGCGGCAGCTGCGCTTAGCTTACATCCCGCCCATCTCCAAGTCCTACGTTATCTAGCCCAATGTAACCGATATAGCAATACTCCCGTAGCAGTATCAGATTATTTTGGTACTACAAAAGGCAGCATTTCCCAATCGTTGCTGATATTACAACAGCATGGTTATCTTCAAAAAGAACCAGACCCTAAGGATCAACGCCTTGTTCACTTAGTGCTTACTCCAAAAGGTAAAGCTTTAGCAAGGAATATGGATCTTACCTCATTACCTAATAAAGAAGAAATTTTCAAAGGTTTAGACACCGCAGATCTACAAGCTATGCAGCATGTAGCCGAACAATTACTGTATAATATCCAAAGAGTGAATCAATACCAAACCTTTGGGCAGTGTCATACTTGCCAATATCTTAGGATAGTTGGTAGAAATAACTTCCGCTGTGGATTAACTCAAGAATTATTAGAATCTGACGAAACCCTAAAAATCTGCCGAGACCATGCCTTTCCTCCTATTTCTCGCAGCTCGAATCTCACAATAAATCAGTAA
- the fghA gene encoding S-formylglutathione hydrolase, translating into MESLVTRSTHTCFDGIQGYYQHDSRIIGLPMGFSVYQPPQAQHSLVPVLFFLAGLTCTEETFMIKAGAQRLAAEYGLMLVTMDTSPRQTGIPGEADSWDFGIGAGFYLDATQQPWSKYFRMESYITQELHDIILAQFPADKGHVGIFGHSMGGHGALTLALRNPGLYQSVSVFAPIANPIRSPWGERAFSHYLGEKNRESWRGYDAIALIEDGYRLPTPLIDQGLNDEFFTELHLDRFEIACKAAGQSVILRYHKGYDHGYYFVSTFIADHLAYHRDLLSK; encoded by the coding sequence ATGGAATCGTTAGTAACTCGTAGTACACACACCTGTTTTGACGGCATTCAAGGTTATTATCAGCATGATTCGAGAATTATTGGCCTACCTATGGGTTTTTCGGTATATCAACCCCCTCAAGCACAGCATAGCTTAGTACCGGTGTTGTTTTTTTTGGCAGGACTTACCTGTACAGAAGAAACCTTTATGATTAAAGCAGGCGCTCAACGTTTAGCCGCTGAGTATGGATTGATGTTAGTTACAATGGATACCAGTCCACGCCAAACCGGCATTCCGGGTGAGGCTGATAGTTGGGATTTTGGCATAGGTGCTGGATTTTATCTCGATGCAACTCAACAGCCTTGGTCAAAATATTTTCGTATGGAGAGCTATATTACCCAAGAATTGCACGATATTATTTTAGCGCAATTTCCAGCGGACAAAGGCCATGTGGGTATTTTTGGCCACTCTATGGGCGGGCATGGTGCACTGACGCTTGCGTTACGCAACCCTGGACTTTATCAGTCCGTATCTGTATTTGCACCCATTGCTAACCCTATACGGAGTCCGTGGGGAGAGAGAGCATTTAGCCATTATTTAGGAGAAAAGAATCGTGAAAGCTGGCGAGGCTATGATGCTATCGCTTTAATTGAGGATGGCTACCGTCTGCCTACACCACTGATTGATCAAGGGTTAAATGATGAGTTTTTTACTGAATTACACTTAGATCGTTTTGAAATAGCCTGTAAAGCAGCGGGGCAATCAGTGATACTGCGTTACCATAAGGGCTATGATCATGGATATTACTTTGTGAGTACTTTTATAGCTGATCATCTGGCTTATCATCGAGATCTATTATCTAAGTGA
- a CDS encoding S-(hydroxymethyl)glutathione dehydrogenase/class III alcohol dehydrogenase yields the protein MKTRAAVAWESDQLLTIENIDLTGPKAGEVLVEIKATGICHTDYYTLSGADPEGLFPAILGHEGAGIVVDIGSGVKSLRKGDHVIPLYTPECRECKFCLSQKTNLCQAIRSTQGRGLMPDGTSRFSLSNKPLLHYMGTSTFSNYIVVPEIALAKIREDAPFDKVCYIGCGVTTGIGAVLFTAKVEAGANVAVFGLGGIGLNVIQGAKMVGADKIIGIDINPSREAMARQFGITDFINASEVENVVDAIVQLTDGGVDYSFECTGNTKVMRQALECTHKGWGRSIIIGVAEAGAEISTRPFQLVTGRKWEGSAFGGARGRTDVPKIVDWYMEGKINIDSLITHTLKLEDINEGFRLMKAGESIRSVVIY from the coding sequence ATGAAAACACGCGCTGCTGTGGCTTGGGAATCTGATCAATTGCTTACAATCGAAAATATTGATCTTACTGGCCCTAAGGCAGGTGAGGTCTTAGTTGAGATTAAAGCAACAGGAATCTGCCATACTGATTATTACACCCTATCAGGCGCTGACCCAGAGGGCTTATTTCCTGCTATCCTTGGTCATGAAGGTGCAGGTATAGTGGTTGATATTGGATCTGGGGTTAAATCGTTACGTAAAGGTGATCATGTCATTCCGCTTTATACGCCTGAGTGTCGTGAATGCAAATTCTGTTTATCTCAAAAAACTAATCTCTGCCAAGCTATTCGTAGTACTCAAGGACGTGGGCTGATGCCTGATGGTACTTCACGTTTTTCATTGAGTAATAAGCCTTTATTGCACTATATGGGTACCTCTACCTTTTCCAATTATATCGTGGTGCCGGAGATCGCCCTTGCAAAAATCCGTGAAGATGCCCCTTTTGATAAGGTTTGCTATATCGGTTGTGGGGTTACTACCGGTATTGGCGCTGTATTATTTACCGCTAAAGTAGAAGCAGGCGCTAATGTGGCTGTATTTGGTTTAGGAGGCATTGGCTTAAATGTCATTCAGGGCGCGAAAATGGTAGGGGCTGATAAAATTATAGGTATTGATATCAACCCCAGCCGCGAAGCGATGGCTCGCCAATTTGGCATAACAGATTTTATTAATGCAAGTGAGGTTGAAAATGTTGTAGATGCGATTGTGCAGCTTACAGATGGAGGTGTTGACTATAGCTTTGAATGTACAGGTAACACTAAAGTCATGCGCCAAGCATTAGAGTGCACCCACAAAGGCTGGGGGCGTAGCATTATTATTGGGGTTGCAGAAGCTGGTGCTGAAATTAGTACTCGTCCTTTCCAGTTAGTCACTGGCCGAAAATGGGAAGGATCGGCCTTTGGTGGTGCCCGAGGCCGTACTGATGTGCCTAAGATTGTCGATTGGTATATGGAAGGAAAGATTAATATCGATTCGCTCATTACCCATACCTTGAAATTAGAAGATATCAATGAAGGATTTCGGCTGATGAAAGCCGGTGAGTCGATACGTTCTGTAGTTATTTATTAA